In Dehalococcoidia bacterium, the following proteins share a genomic window:
- a CDS encoding flavin reductase family protein has translation MDADTTYRLLRHLASPVVVVTSAWEGIPNAMISNSALRASLTPAYPRVLVLISKRAFTHDLILHSKAFALHLLRTDQMELVWRFGFFSRREGEKLRPDEWEVRRTGSPILKDALAFFDCRVEATLDTGPSTLFLGHAVECAPLREGPLLTADYFRTHMPAPWRPLYEAHLREAQRFAEEYLRRLPTL, from the coding sequence ATGGATGCCGACACCACCTACCGCCTCCTGCGCCACCTGGCATCGCCCGTGGTGGTGGTTACCAGCGCCTGGGAGGGCATCCCCAACGCCATGATCTCCAACTCCGCCCTGCGCGCCTCCCTTACCCCGGCGTATCCCCGTGTCCTGGTGCTCATCTCTAAACGCGCCTTCACCCATGACCTCATTCTCCACAGCAAGGCCTTCGCACTCCACTTGTTACGCACCGACCAAATGGAGTTGGTGTGGCGCTTCGGCTTCTTCTCCCGTCGGGAGGGGGAGAAACTGCGCCCCGACGAGTGGGAGGTGCGCCGCACCGGCAGCCCCATTCTGAAGGACGCTTTGGCCTTTTTTGACTGCCGGGTGGAAGCGACCCTGGACACGGGGCCCAGCACCCTGTTCCTGGGGCATGCGGTGGAGTGCGCCCCCCTCCGAGAGGGCCCCCTCCTGACAGCCGATTACTTCCGCACCCATATGCCTGCCCCGTGGCGTCCTCTCTATGAGGCCCACCTGCGGGAAGCCCAGCGCTTCGCAGAAGAGTACCTGCGGCGCCTGCCCACACTGTAA
- the recR gene encoding recombination mediator RecR: MTNRALPSTTPQPIARLIQELNKLPGVGPKTAQRLAYHLLRIPVQEARALAEAILAVKEQVVWCSLCQNLADQNPCALCTDPKRDTALLCVVEQPLDVLALERTGVYKGLYHVLHGALSPLEGIGPEDLKIRELVERVKTAPIQEVILATNPTLEGEATAMYLHRLLAPLGLRITRLARGLPAGAEVEYADALTLQRAFEGRHAMG; this comes from the coding sequence ATGACCAACCGCGCTCTCCCCTCCACCACCCCTCAACCCATCGCCCGCCTTATCCAAGAGCTCAACAAACTGCCTGGCGTTGGCCCCAAGACCGCCCAGCGCCTCGCCTATCACCTTCTGCGCATCCCCGTCCAGGAGGCCCGTGCCCTGGCCGAAGCCATCCTGGCCGTCAAGGAGCAGGTGGTCTGGTGCTCGCTCTGCCAGAACCTGGCCGACCAGAACCCCTGCGCCCTCTGCACCGACCCTAAACGGGACACCGCCCTTCTTTGCGTGGTGGAGCAACCCCTGGATGTGCTCGCCCTGGAACGCACCGGGGTGTACAAGGGCCTCTACCATGTGCTCCACGGGGCCCTCTCGCCCCTGGAGGGTATCGGCCCCGAGGACCTGAAGATCCGCGAACTTGTGGAACGCGTGAAGACGGCCCCTATCCAAGAGGTCATCCTCGCCACGAACCCCACCCTGGAGGGGGAGGCGACAGCCATGTATCTGCACCGCCTGCTGGCTCCCCTGGGCTTGCGCATCACCCGCCTGGCTCGTGGCCTGCCCGCCGGCGCCGAGGTGGAATACGCCGACGCCCTCACCCTCCAGCGTGCCTTTGAGGGGCGCCACGCAATGGGCTAG
- a CDS encoding PAS domain S-box protein gives MDDRAWLGQQILDQSMDAIIVADREGRIRFWNRGAEATFGWTAQEAVGHSLDLIIPERHRPRHWEGYRRVMETGVTKYGHTVLAVPALRKDGSRISLEFTIVLLKGGDGQVVGIGALMRDVTARWERERALLERLQALEAQVRNRPSAPDIAH, from the coding sequence CTGGACGATAGAGCGTGGCTCGGCCAGCAGATTCTAGACCAGAGCATGGACGCCATCATCGTGGCGGATAGGGAGGGGAGGATTCGCTTCTGGAACCGTGGCGCAGAGGCCACCTTCGGCTGGACGGCCCAGGAGGCGGTAGGGCACTCCCTAGACCTCATTATCCCCGAGCGCCATCGCCCACGCCATTGGGAGGGGTATCGGCGGGTGATGGAAACGGGGGTAACCAAATACGGCCACACGGTGCTGGCGGTACCTGCCCTCCGTAAAGACGGCTCCCGCATCTCCCTAGAGTTCACCATCGTTTTGCTCAAAGGGGGGGATGGGCAGGTGGTGGGCATCGGGGCCCTGATGCGGGATGTCACGGCCCGCTGGGAACGGGAGCGGGCACTGCTGGAGCGCCTGCAAGCCTTGGAGGCCCAGGTAAGAAACCGTCCCTCGGCGCCCGACATCGCCCATTGA
- the rpe gene encoding ribulose-phosphate 3-epimerase, giving the protein MSAPLSTLKIAPSVLSADFARLGEQVAEAVRAGADYIHLDIMDGHFVPNLTFGPRMVEALRPYSPVPFDVHLMIERPEAFIPLFVQAGADILTVHAEACIHLHRVVHQIKSLGKRAGVALNPATPLSAIEELLPDVDLVLVMSVNPGFPAQAFIPSTLEKVRRLRRMLDTRGLPIELEVDGGINPQTAPQAVQAGARVLVAGSAIFHPGETVAQALARLRAAALQGLTAIP; this is encoded by the coding sequence ATGAGCGCCCCCCTTAGTACCCTCAAAATCGCCCCGTCGGTGCTCTCGGCTGACTTCGCCCGCCTGGGCGAGCAGGTGGCCGAGGCGGTGCGGGCAGGCGCAGATTACATCCACCTAGACATCATGGACGGGCACTTCGTCCCCAACCTCACCTTTGGTCCCCGTATGGTGGAAGCCCTGCGCCCCTACAGCCCCGTGCCCTTTGATGTGCACCTGATGATAGAGCGCCCCGAGGCGTTCATTCCCTTGTTCGTCCAGGCCGGCGCCGACATCCTCACTGTCCACGCCGAGGCGTGCATTCACTTGCATCGGGTCGTGCATCAGATAAAAAGTCTGGGCAAACGGGCGGGTGTCGCCCTCAACCCCGCCACACCCCTCTCGGCTATAGAGGAACTCCTCCCCGATGTGGACCTGGTTCTGGTGATGTCGGTCAACCCCGGCTTTCCCGCCCAGGCCTTCATCCCCTCCACCCTGGAGAAGGTGCGTCGCCTGCGAAGGATGCTGGACACCCGGGGCCTCCCCATCGAGTTGGAGGTAGACGGGGGCATCAACCCCCAGACAGCACCACAAGCGGTGCAGGCGGGGGCGCGGGTGCTGGTGGCCGGCTCGGCCATCTTCCACCCAGGCGAGACGGTGGCCCAGGCGTTGGCCCGCCTCCGTGCGGCAGCCCTGCAAGGCTTGACAGCCATCCCATAG
- the argH gene encoding argininosuccinate lyase, which yields MSIFEAGKSKPHIAYAASLRFDRRLYRQDIAGSIAHARMLAQQGIISPKDAELIVMGLGAIRREIEAGTFPWREDLEDVHINIEARLHDLIGETAGRLHTARSRNDQVATDMRLYAKEVIGETLRRVRALQGVILQKAEAHTETVLPGYTHLQRAQPVVLAHHLLAYFWMLERDAQRFRQAYERTDALPLGSGALAGVPYPVDRQFVARELGFSRISENSMDAVSDRDFFVDYLSAAALCMVHLSRLAEELVIWSSEEFGFIRLAEAYTTGSSIMPQKRNPVFAELMRGKVGRVVGHLVGLLIVLKGLPLTYNSDLQEDKEGFFDTVDTLLPSLEVMTAMLQGMEVNTERMRQAAEGGTLLATDFADYLVRKGMPFRQAHTLVAEICRYALAQGKGLRDVTVEELRRFSPLFAEDVLRLDALASVHARAVPGGTAPAQVRAQWEHARRCWEQGKATDPVAEK from the coding sequence ATGAGCATCTTTGAAGCCGGCAAAAGCAAGCCCCACATCGCCTACGCCGCCTCCTTGCGCTTTGACCGGCGCCTGTACCGGCAGGACATCGCCGGGTCCATCGCCCACGCCCGTATGCTGGCCCAGCAGGGCATCATCTCCCCTAAAGACGCTGAACTCATCGTGATGGGCTTGGGAGCCATTCGGCGGGAGATTGAAGCGGGCACCTTCCCCTGGCGCGAGGACCTGGAAGATGTGCACATCAATATTGAGGCGCGCCTGCACGACCTTATTGGGGAAACGGCAGGGCGTCTCCATACTGCTCGCTCCCGCAACGACCAGGTGGCCACGGACATGCGCCTGTACGCCAAAGAGGTCATCGGGGAGACCCTTCGGCGGGTGCGCGCCCTCCAGGGTGTCATCCTTCAGAAGGCTGAAGCTCACACCGAAACCGTTCTCCCCGGCTATACCCATTTACAGCGCGCCCAGCCCGTCGTGCTCGCCCATCATTTGCTGGCCTACTTCTGGATGCTGGAGCGGGACGCCCAGCGCTTCCGCCAAGCGTACGAGCGCACCGATGCGCTCCCTCTGGGGAGCGGTGCATTGGCGGGCGTTCCCTACCCCGTGGACCGGCAGTTTGTGGCACGGGAACTGGGCTTTTCCCGCATCAGCGAGAACAGCATGGACGCCGTCTCGGATAGAGACTTCTTCGTGGACTACCTCTCTGCCGCCGCCCTGTGCATGGTGCACCTATCGCGCCTGGCCGAAGAGTTGGTGATCTGGTCGTCGGAGGAGTTCGGCTTCATCCGTCTCGCCGAGGCGTATACCACCGGCTCCAGCATTATGCCCCAAAAGCGCAACCCTGTGTTCGCCGAACTCATGCGGGGCAAGGTAGGACGGGTCGTAGGGCACCTGGTGGGCCTGCTGATAGTGCTCAAGGGTCTTCCCCTCACCTACAACAGCGACCTGCAGGAGGATAAGGAGGGCTTCTTTGACACGGTGGACACCCTCCTGCCCTCTCTAGAGGTCATGACTGCGATGCTTCAAGGAATGGAGGTGAACACGGAGCGGATGCGCCAGGCGGCGGAGGGGGGCACCCTGCTGGCCACCGACTTCGCCGATTACCTGGTGCGTAAGGGGATGCCCTTCCGCCAAGCCCACACTCTCGTCGCCGAGATTTGCCGCTATGCCCTGGCCCAGGGCAAAGGACTGCGCGATGTGACAGTCGAGGAACTCCGGCGTTTTTCGCCCCTGTTTGCTGAGGATGTGCTCCGCCTGGATGCCCTGGCCTCGGTGCACGCCCGTGCCGTGCCCGGGGGAACGGCCCCCGCCCAGGTGCGCGCCCAGTGGGAGCACGCCCGCCGCTGTTGGGAGCAGGGCAAGGCTACGGATCCCGTTGCGGAAAAATGA
- a CDS encoding YidC/Oxa1 family membrane protein insertase, whose product MEFIGLLWNEGILRPMVNTLVALYALVGHNLGIAIILFTIFIRLVTFPLTLKQLRQTKAMADLQPKLAEIQKRYAKDPRKRSEETMRLYRQAGISPLGCLGPMLIQFPIWIGLYQALVEAVPSTPESLLALSKRLYSWLALAHQQIPLANRFLWLDLGRPDPTPVLPLLVGLSMWVQQKMTTYPTQDPRQQQTNQILLWMMPLMFTFFTFQFPSGLALYWVVSNLVGIVMQYFVTGWGGLEELWKRRPREAPAAEASAPPPAQEASAKSKKAPPS is encoded by the coding sequence GTGGAGTTCATTGGACTCCTGTGGAACGAGGGCATCCTGAGGCCCATGGTCAACACCCTGGTAGCCTTGTATGCCCTCGTAGGGCACAACCTGGGCATCGCCATCATCCTGTTCACCATCTTTATCCGCCTTGTTACTTTCCCCCTCACCCTCAAGCAGTTGCGCCAGACCAAAGCCATGGCCGACCTGCAACCCAAACTGGCCGAGATTCAGAAGCGCTACGCTAAAGACCCTCGCAAACGCTCGGAAGAGACCATGCGCCTGTATCGGCAGGCGGGGATCAGCCCCCTGGGTTGTTTAGGCCCTATGCTGATCCAGTTCCCCATCTGGATCGGCCTGTACCAGGCCCTCGTAGAAGCTGTTCCGTCTACACCCGAGTCCCTTTTGGCCCTCTCCAAACGCCTCTATTCCTGGCTGGCCCTGGCCCACCAGCAAATCCCGTTGGCCAACCGCTTCCTGTGGCTTGACCTGGGACGCCCGGATCCCACCCCTGTGCTTCCCCTCCTGGTGGGCCTGTCCATGTGGGTGCAGCAGAAGATGACCACCTACCCGACCCAAGACCCGCGCCAACAGCAAACCAACCAAATCCTTCTGTGGATGATGCCCCTGATGTTCACCTTTTTCACCTTTCAGTTCCCCAGTGGACTGGCCCTGTACTGGGTGGTATCCAACCTGGTGGGGATTGTGATGCAATACTTCGTAACCGGCTGGGGTGGCCTAGAGGAGTTGTGGAAGCGCCGGCCTCGGGAGGCTCCGGCTGCGGAGGCTTCTGCGCCTCCACCTGCCCAAGAGGCTAGCGCCAAGTCCAAAAAGGCCCCCCCCTCGTAA
- a CDS encoding Hsp20/alpha crystallin family protein, whose product MTLRRWEPFRELEAAARRMERMMDELFGPSRLLEPAREVWAPRLDVFQEKDKVVVKANLPGVPPDKVEVSFQENVLTIEGEVKEEREVKEEDYLLRERAYGSFYRSVTLPAGLDTDKAEAHYENGVLTITIPRLPEAQRKTIRVRTGKTVEGKTV is encoded by the coding sequence ATGACCCTGCGGCGTTGGGAACCCTTCCGCGAACTGGAGGCCGCTGCGCGGCGGATGGAGCGGATGATGGACGAGTTGTTCGGCCCCTCGCGGCTTCTGGAGCCGGCCCGAGAAGTGTGGGCACCCCGGCTGGATGTGTTCCAAGAGAAGGACAAGGTGGTGGTGAAGGCCAACCTGCCCGGCGTGCCACCTGACAAGGTGGAGGTGAGTTTCCAGGAGAATGTCCTCACTATTGAGGGGGAGGTGAAGGAGGAGCGGGAGGTCAAGGAGGAGGACTACCTGCTCCGGGAGAGGGCCTACGGCTCCTTCTACCGGAGTGTTACCCTGCCCGCCGGGCTGGACACGGATAAGGCCGAGGCCCACTACGAGAACGGGGTACTGACCATTACCATTCCCCGTCTGCCGGAGGCCCAGCGCAAGACCATTCGGGTGCGCACGGGCAAGACCGTGGAGGGGAAGACTGTCTAA
- the ybeY gene encoding rRNA maturation RNase YbeY, which yields MQTHTVSVTLFPPFRRRLAKWWLTQVVSAALAVHPEEGAASVDVVIADDETVRRLNHTYRGLDEVTDVLAFAFTHAGPYEGEGEPPPYDPTPWPQPPGIRHLGEVVLCYPQAVRQAQQAGRPVQAEVAHLIIHGVLHLLGYDHQEPAQEIVMQKLERQALEMLGLSLRG from the coding sequence ATGCAGACGCACACGGTATCCGTTACCCTCTTTCCCCCGTTTCGTCGCCGCCTTGCCAAGTGGTGGCTCACCCAGGTGGTTTCGGCTGCCCTTGCCGTCCACCCCGAAGAGGGGGCAGCCAGCGTCGACGTGGTCATCGCCGACGACGAGACGGTGCGCCGGCTCAATCACACCTATCGGGGCCTGGACGAGGTGACCGATGTGCTCGCCTTCGCCTTTACCCACGCCGGCCCGTACGAAGGGGAGGGAGAGCCTCCCCCCTACGACCCAACCCCCTGGCCCCAACCCCCCGGCATACGCCATCTGGGGGAGGTGGTTCTCTGCTATCCCCAAGCGGTGCGCCAGGCACAGCAGGCCGGTCGTCCGGTGCAAGCAGAGGTCGCCCACCTCATCATTCACGGAGTCCTGCACCTGCTAGGCTATGACCATCAGGAGCCTGCCCAAGAGATCGTCATGCAGAAGTTGGAACGTCAAGCACTGGAGATGCTGGGCCTTTCCCTGCGGGGGTAA
- a CDS encoding PfkB family carbohydrate kinase: MPAPQFLAIGHAVRDRTPRRWRWGGAAVYAALTAARWGVSAALLTAGDRAPSLRGVEVHCKPGPLCTAFENRYQEGGTRRQRLLSRAPLLEPADLPPSWRDASLVLLAPVAQEVSPAFVDCFPKAVIGAALQGWLRHWSGDGVIFPCALASDFPLARLDVLIASQEDVEDPSVFPVWAQKVPLVVKTCGRDGAVLWVRGQAYSVPVVPREEVDPTGAGDVFAATFLLRLWETGSAWEAVRWAAAAGALCVGRVGLAGVPYRCQVARLLATPQWHRLWHG, encoded by the coding sequence GTGCCTGCCCCCCAGTTCCTGGCCATCGGCCACGCCGTGCGGGATCGCACCCCCCGCCGCTGGCGCTGGGGTGGCGCAGCCGTGTACGCCGCCCTGACGGCTGCCCGCTGGGGGGTGTCCGCGGCTCTGCTCACCGCCGGCGACCGTGCCCCCTCCCTACGGGGGGTAGAGGTCCATTGCAAGCCCGGCCCCCTGTGCACCGCCTTTGAAAACCGCTACCAAGAGGGAGGAACACGCCGTCAGCGCCTTTTGAGCCGTGCCCCGTTGCTAGAGCCGGCCGACCTCCCCCCGTCCTGGCGGGATGCGTCCCTTGTCCTTCTTGCTCCGGTTGCCCAGGAGGTCTCCCCCGCCTTTGTGGACTGCTTCCCCAAAGCCGTTATCGGCGCAGCGCTCCAAGGCTGGCTGCGCCACTGGAGCGGTGACGGAGTGATTTTCCCCTGTGCCCTTGCCTCCGATTTCCCCTTGGCGCGTCTGGACGTCCTTATCGCTTCCCAAGAGGATGTAGAGGATCCCAGCGTATTCCCGGTGTGGGCCCAAAAGGTGCCTCTGGTGGTCAAGACCTGTGGACGGGATGGCGCCGTGCTGTGGGTGAGGGGTCAAGCCTACTCGGTGCCCGTTGTCCCGAGGGAAGAAGTGGATCCCACAGGGGCGGGGGATGTGTTCGCCGCCACGTTCCTGCTCCGCCTGTGGGAGACGGGATCAGCGTGGGAGGCGGTGCGATGGGCGGCGGCCGCTGGGGCCTTGTGCGTGGGGAGGGTGGGGCTGGCTGGCGTGCCCTACCGATGCCAGGTGGCCCGTCTGCTGGCCACGCCCCAGTGGCACCGGCTATGGCATGGATAG
- a CDS encoding J domain-containing protein — translation MPRDYYEVLGVSRSASEADIRAAYRRLALRYHPDRNPGNKEAEARFKEINEAYEVLSDPEKRRLYDQYGHQWRLVQQYGPAAAGATAQGPFTQYGPSTGTPFQGPFAWVWRSQTTAPEDVFSDLLGEDVWERFFGVGTRPGRRAVEQEVEISLEEAFSGTRRLLELSTDQPCPTCQGRGQSGRRPCTLCGGRGFLTRPMRVEVTIPPGVDTGSRVRVAPGGQEVFLRIVVRPHPRFERQGADVRTEVEVPLYTALLGGEVIVPTLQGRVALTIPPETQNGATFRLAGQGMPHLNNPARRGDLLVTVKVRLPTALTDEERRLFQRLRSLRPE, via the coding sequence ATGCCTAGGGACTACTACGAGGTTCTGGGGGTTTCCCGCAGTGCCAGCGAGGCGGATATTCGCGCCGCCTATCGGCGCCTGGCCTTACGCTACCATCCCGACCGTAACCCCGGCAATAAAGAGGCCGAGGCCCGCTTCAAGGAGATCAACGAGGCCTACGAAGTCCTCTCGGACCCGGAGAAGCGCCGCCTGTACGACCAGTATGGGCATCAGTGGCGGTTGGTTCAGCAGTATGGCCCCGCAGCGGCGGGGGCCACTGCCCAGGGCCCCTTCACCCAGTATGGCCCCTCCACAGGCACACCTTTTCAGGGCCCCTTCGCGTGGGTGTGGCGCTCGCAAACCACCGCCCCAGAAGACGTATTCTCCGACCTCTTGGGCGAGGACGTGTGGGAGCGCTTCTTCGGTGTAGGCACCCGCCCCGGCCGCCGTGCCGTGGAGCAAGAGGTCGAGATTTCGTTAGAGGAGGCCTTCAGCGGCACCCGCCGCCTGTTGGAACTCTCGACGGATCAGCCTTGCCCCACCTGCCAGGGGCGTGGGCAAAGCGGGCGCAGACCCTGCACCCTCTGTGGCGGGCGCGGTTTTCTGACCCGTCCCATGCGTGTGGAGGTTACAATCCCCCCCGGTGTAGACACGGGTTCCCGAGTGCGGGTGGCTCCGGGCGGGCAGGAAGTGTTCCTGCGCATTGTCGTGCGCCCACATCCGCGCTTCGAGCGCCAGGGGGCCGATGTGCGCACTGAGGTGGAGGTGCCCCTCTATACCGCCCTTTTGGGTGGCGAAGTTATTGTCCCCACCCTCCAGGGGCGCGTCGCGCTAACTATCCCACCCGAGACTCAGAACGGAGCCACTTTCCGCCTGGCCGGCCAGGGGATGCCCCACCTGAACAACCCAGCCCGCCGGGGCGACCTGCTGGTAACAGTGAAGGTGCGCCTGCCCACAGCCCTCACCGATGAGGAGCGCCGCCTCTTTCAGCGGTTGCGGTCCCTGCGCCCCGAGTAA
- a CDS encoding protein jag → MQEQQQVEVSARTVEEAIELALRQLEATRDEVEVEILSRGKSGFLGFGAELARVRVRRVPKVSLPPAAATAKEVVDTLLKSMGVSATATLGQPRSDSPKATVIEITGEDAGLLIGRKGETLRALQFLVNLITAHRLGGSDTPILLDVEHYKERRTKALQNLALRVAERVAQTGHPVSLEPMPPAERRIIHLALANHPAVKTESVGEGEKRKVVVVPKGRAPHRPRQGRPQGPAPARHSPGQEGTPQPLPPASNTPSP, encoded by the coding sequence ATGCAGGAGCAGCAGCAGGTTGAGGTTTCTGCCCGAACGGTGGAGGAGGCCATCGAACTGGCCTTACGGCAGTTAGAAGCCACACGGGACGAGGTGGAGGTGGAAATCCTCTCCCGGGGGAAATCGGGCTTCTTGGGTTTTGGGGCCGAGTTGGCTCGGGTGCGGGTGCGCAGGGTTCCCAAAGTATCCCTTCCCCCGGCCGCTGCAACAGCCAAAGAGGTGGTAGACACCCTGCTGAAAAGCATGGGGGTGTCGGCCACTGCCACCCTGGGCCAGCCCCGTTCCGATAGCCCCAAGGCCACCGTCATTGAAATCACCGGGGAAGACGCCGGCCTCCTTATTGGGCGCAAAGGGGAGACCCTGCGCGCCTTACAGTTTTTGGTCAACCTCATCACGGCCCACCGCCTGGGTGGGAGTGATACCCCAATCCTGCTGGATGTGGAGCACTACAAGGAGCGCCGCACCAAAGCCTTGCAGAACCTCGCCCTTCGGGTCGCCGAACGGGTCGCCCAAACGGGGCACCCGGTGTCGCTGGAGCCTATGCCCCCCGCCGAGAGGCGCATCATCCACCTGGCCCTGGCCAACCACCCGGCCGTGAAGACCGAAAGCGTAGGGGAAGGGGAAAAGCGTAAGGTGGTGGTGGTGCCCAAGGGGCGGGCCCCCCATCGTCCCCGCCAGGGGCGTCCTCAGGGCCCCGCTCCAGCGCGGCACAGCCCGGGGCAGGAAGGCACGCCTCAACCCCTCCCCCCTGCGTCCAACACCCCCTCCCCCTAG
- a CDS encoding YbaB/EbfC family nucleoid-associated protein gives MLRQLQQMQARLAKVQEELETATVEASAGGGAVKVVVTGKLRIQKVTIDPSALDPQDPSLLEEMVQAAVNEGLQKAEEMAAQRISQVTGGLKIPGL, from the coding sequence ATGCTCCGACAGTTACAACAGATGCAAGCCCGTCTGGCCAAGGTGCAAGAGGAGCTAGAGACAGCCACCGTGGAGGCCTCGGCAGGTGGAGGAGCGGTCAAGGTGGTGGTAACGGGCAAACTGCGCATCCAGAAGGTTACCATAGATCCCTCCGCTTTGGACCCCCAAGACCCCAGCCTGCTGGAAGAGATGGTGCAGGCAGCGGTGAACGAGGGCCTCCAGAAAGCCGAGGAGATGGCCGCCCAGCGCATCAGCCAGGTAACGGGGGGCCTCAAAATTCCCGGACTATAA
- the dnaX gene encoding DNA polymerase III subunit gamma/tau codes for MASQGLVLYRKYRPRRFSEVVGQEWTVQALRRAVAQGKIVHAYLFAGPRGTGKTTIARILAKAVNCQAPQEGEPCTTCPQCRAVEQGDPFLVVELDAASHRGIEDVRAIREAVLTMGQGSGRYRVYILDEAHMLTHEAFNALLKTLEEPPPHVLFILCTTEAYRLPPTVVSRCQRYDFHRLSPSAVAQRLAHIAQQEGWQIGTEALHLLATAARGSLRDACNLLEQVVTTYGPEIGPQQVAELLGLRDNPFALALLHSLSKGDVAGALSAIAQGVAASEGDPRAFHRVVMTLLQNTLRLKAGAPVEDVPPETVEALRSLASAWTWERLLGAVRALGSVTFRGDAFSSLPLELAVVEVLAEPSPAPTVSPSPSPRSTPPPSAPALYPTPPVRPPPLTPASPSPPPPPSAERADPRWRDLCRALERVRNKRFPLGPLLRGYERYTLEGDILTIFFRHRTHWERLRDELEHPASKAALDEAVAKIFGHPYTVRLELAEGESPSTLRPQGHLLRTALQLGGRIVGEHPADSPQEEKP; via the coding sequence ATGGCATCGCAAGGGCTCGTCCTGTACCGTAAGTATCGCCCCCGCCGCTTCAGTGAAGTTGTCGGGCAGGAATGGACGGTGCAGGCCCTGCGCCGCGCCGTGGCTCAGGGCAAAATCGTGCACGCCTATCTGTTTGCGGGCCCCCGGGGCACGGGAAAGACCACCATCGCCCGCATCCTCGCCAAAGCGGTCAACTGCCAAGCCCCCCAGGAGGGGGAACCCTGCACCACCTGCCCCCAGTGTCGGGCCGTAGAGCAAGGCGACCCCTTCCTGGTGGTGGAACTGGACGCCGCCAGCCATCGGGGCATTGAGGATGTGCGCGCCATCCGCGAGGCAGTGCTCACTATGGGCCAAGGCAGCGGGCGCTACCGGGTGTACATCCTGGACGAGGCCCACATGCTCACCCACGAGGCCTTCAATGCCCTCCTGAAGACCTTAGAGGAGCCTCCGCCCCATGTGCTGTTCATCCTATGCACCACCGAAGCCTACCGCCTCCCCCCTACCGTGGTCTCCCGCTGTCAGCGCTACGACTTTCACCGCCTATCCCCCTCGGCCGTTGCCCAGCGCCTGGCCCACATCGCCCAGCAGGAGGGGTGGCAGATAGGGACAGAGGCCCTGCACCTTCTCGCCACGGCCGCCCGGGGAAGCCTGCGGGATGCCTGTAACCTTTTGGAGCAGGTGGTTACCACCTATGGCCCCGAGATTGGCCCCCAACAGGTAGCAGAACTTCTGGGCCTGCGGGACAACCCCTTTGCCCTCGCCCTTTTGCATAGTCTCAGTAAGGGGGATGTTGCGGGTGCTTTATCGGCTATTGCCCAGGGAGTGGCCGCCAGCGAGGGCGACCCCCGTGCCTTCCACCGTGTCGTGATGACTTTGCTGCAGAATACCCTACGCCTTAAGGCGGGCGCACCTGTGGAGGATGTCCCCCCCGAAACCGTGGAGGCCCTACGCTCTCTGGCGTCTGCCTGGACGTGGGAGCGTCTGCTGGGGGCGGTGCGGGCACTGGGGAGCGTGACCTTCCGCGGCGACGCCTTCTCCAGCCTACCCTTGGAACTGGCGGTGGTAGAGGTTCTGGCGGAGCCGTCCCCTGCGCCGACGGTTAGCCCCTCCCCATCACCCCGTTCCACACCACCGCCCTCTGCCCCCGCCCTGTACCCAACCCCTCCCGTGCGCCCGCCCCCACTTACCCCAGCATCCCCGTCCCCACCACCCCCACCATCTGCGGAACGCGCCGATCCCCGCTGGCGCGACCTGTGTCGTGCCCTGGAGCGTGTGCGCAACAAGCGCTTCCCCTTGGGCCCCCTCCTGCGCGGCTACGAGCGCTACACGCTCGAAGGCGACATCCTCACCATCTTTTTCCGCCACAGGACGCACTGGGAGCGCCTGCGAGACGAACTGGAACATCCCGCCAGTAAAGCCGCCTTGGACGAGGCGGTGGCCAAAATCTTCGGCCACCCCTATACAGTGCGTTTGGAACTGGCGGAAGGGGAAAGCCCCTCCACACTCCGCCCCCAGGGCCACCTACTTCGCACTGCCCTGCAACTGGGAGGGCGCATCGTGGGCGAGCACCCCGCCGACTCCCCACAGGAGGAAAAGCCGTGA